The Helicobacter pylori genome includes a window with the following:
- the cagX gene encoding type IV secretion system apparatus protein CagX: MGQAFFKKIVGCFCLGYLFLSSVIEAAAPDIKNFNRGRVKVVNKKIAYLGDEKPITIWTSLDNVTVIQLEKDETISYITTGFNKGWSIVPNSNHIFIQPKSVKSNLMFEKEAVNFALMTRDYQEFLKTKKLIVDAPDPKELEEQKKALEKEKEAKEQAQKAQKDKREKRKEERAKNRANLENLTNAMSNPQNLSNNKNLSEFIKQQRENELDQMERLEDMQEQAQANALKQIEELNKKQAEETIKQRAKDKISIKTDKPQKSPEDNSIELSPSDSAWRTNLVVRTNKALYQFILRIAQKDNFASAYLTVKLEYPQRHEVSSVIEEELKKREEAKRQRELIKQENLNTTAYINRVMMASNEQIINKEKIREEKQKIILDQAKALETQYVHNALKRNPVPRNYNYYQAPEKRSKHIMPSEIFDDGTFTYFGFKNITLQPAIFVVQPDGKLSMTDAAIDPNMTNSGLRWYRVNEIAEKFKLIKDKALVTVINKGYGKNPLTRNYNIKNYGELERVIKKLPLVRDK; encoded by the coding sequence ATGGGGCAGGCATTTTTTAAAAAAATTGTTGGCTGTTTCTGTCTTGGTTATTTATTTTTATCTAGCGTAATAGAAGCAGCAGCACCTGACATTAAAAATTTTAATCGTGGTAGGGTGAAAGTGGTGAATAAGAAGATTGCTTATTTGGGAGATGAAAAACCTATTACGATTTGGACTTCATTAGACAATGTTACTGTGATCCAACTTGAAAAAGATGAAACTATTTCTTACATCACAACAGGTTTCAATAAAGGTTGGAGTATTGTGCCTAATTCTAATCATATATTCATTCAACCTAAATCGGTAAAAAGTAATCTCATGTTTGAAAAAGAAGCAGTGAATTTTGCCCTAATGACAAGAGATTACCAAGAATTTTTAAAAACAAAAAAACTTATCGTAGATGCACCTGACCCTAAAGAATTAGAAGAACAAAAAAAAGCTCTAGAAAAAGAAAAAGAAGCTAAAGAACAGGCGCAAAAAGCGCAAAAAGATAAAAGAGAAAAAAGAAAAGAAGAACGCGCAAAAAATAGAGCCAATTTAGAAAATCTCACTAACGCTATGAGTAACCCACAAAATTTGAGCAATAACAAAAATCTTAGCGAATTTATCAAGCAACAACGAGAAAATGAATTAGACCAAATGGAACGACTAGAGGACATGCAAGAGCAGGCTCAAGCTAATGCGCTCAAACAAATTGAAGAACTCAACAAGAAACAAGCTGAAGAGACAATCAAGCAAAGAGCCAAAGATAAAATCAGTATTAAGACAGATAAGCCTCAAAAAAGTCCTGAGGATAACTCCATAGAATTATCTCCTAGCGATAGCGCTTGGAGAACTAATCTTGTTGTGCGGACTAATAAAGCCTTGTATCAATTCATTTTGAGGATAGCTCAAAAAGACAATTTTGCTTCAGCGTATCTAACAGTCAAATTAGAATACCCACAAAGACACGAAGTTTCTAGCGTTATTGAAGAGGAGCTAAAAAAGAGGGAAGAAGCAAAGAGGCAGAGAGAATTGATCAAGCAAGAAAATCTTAACACCACAGCCTACATCAATAGAGTGATGATGGCGAGCAATGAACAGATTATCAACAAAGAAAAAATAAGAGAAGAAAAACAAAAAATTATACTAGATCAAGCAAAGGCGCTAGAGACTCAATACGTGCATAATGCATTAAAAAGAAACCCTGTGCCTAGAAACTACAATTACTACCAAGCGCCTGAAAAACGCTCTAAACATATTATGCCCTCTGAAATTTTTGATGATGGCACATTCACTTATTTTGGTTTCAAAAACATCACTCTCCAACCCGCTATTTTTGTGGTTCAACCTGATGGGAAATTGAGCATGACTGATGCCGCCATTGATCCTAACATGACCAATTCAGGATTGAGATGGTATAGAGTTAATGAAATTGCAGAAAAGTTTAAGCTCATTAAAGACAAAGCCCTTGTAACAGTAATAAATAAAGGCTATGGGAAAAATCCATTGACAAGAAATTACAATATCAAAAACTATGGTGAATTGGAGCGCGTGATTAAAAAGCTCCCTCTTGTCAGAGATAAATAA